The genomic DNA AGCATCGCAAGCGCGAGCCCGACCACGATCAGCAGCGGTACGGAATAGATGACGAACTGAATCGTATTCCACAGCCCGTTGAAGAACAGACTGTTCAAATAGGTGCCCGGCGTAAAGATCGTTATATAATGCTTCAACCCTACAAAATCATGTTCTGGCGATAGAAGCTCAAAGTTATGCAGGCTGATATACACGCCGTAAAGTATTGGAAACAATAAGAAAGCGGCAAAACAAATGAAATAAGGCAGCACGAACAAAGATGATGTTAATTTGGAGTGCCAGCTTTTTACCATAGATTTATCCCTCCCGCCCTGGGGGCTTTGCTTCATTTGCCTGGAAAATCGAAGGAGACGAGAGAGCAGCTGCCGCCTATTTCCCGTCTCCTTCTGCATTCATTTACTTCGGGCCGTTAATTTTTCATCGCTTGCCGCGATTTCGCGACAGCATCGTCCATTGCTTTTTGCGGATCCTTCTTGCCTAACAGCGCGTTGTTCAGCTCGCCCCATATCGGCTCGGAGATCGTTCCCCAGTTGAGTACGTTTGGTGCGAATTGCACATCCGCGAAGCCGGCAGCAATGCTGCTCTGAACTTCCAGCTGCTTGAACTCCTCGCTCTCGATCATTTTCTTCGAGGCCAGCGCTTGACCGGACTCCGCCCATTCCATCGAGTGCTCCGCCATGTATTTCAGGAAATCGCCGATACCGGCCAGCTTCGCTTCGTCAGTCATTGCTTTTGGAATTACGAAGCCATGGGAGCCGGCAAAAGCAGCACGTTTCTCTTTACCGATTTGCGGAATCGGAGCCACGCCATAATTCAAGCCTGCTTCATCAAACTGCGACTTCATCCAAGGGCCGTTGAATTGAATCGCGTTCTTGCCTTGCAGGAACAAAGTATTCTCTCCGTCCTGCTGAACATTGCCCGGGGAATAACCTTGATCGACCAGGCTGCGCATCCAGGATACCATTTCTACCGCTTCAGGAGAGTTGTAGGCTACATCGCTGCCATCCCAGAGCTCGCCCCCATTTTGCCAGACCAAGGATGGGAAAATAAACTGCTGCGGCCACAACGTTGGAAGTACGTAACCGTAAACGCCTTTGTCTTTATCGGTCAATTTGGCAACAGCATCCTCAAACTCGGCACGGTTGGTCGGCGGGCCGCTAACACCCGCTTGCTCGAACAAATCTTTGTTGTAGTACATGACGACCGGATGGATATCAAGCGGAATGGAATACCATTTGCCGTCGATCGTTGAATATTCGACCGGAGCTTCGGCGTAATCGTCTTTGCTGATTCCGGACGCGGAAGCGATATCATCCAGCGGCTGCAATTGATCTTTGTTTACGTACGTCGGCACATTATCCACGTGCATGATCATAAGGTCCGGACGCTCTTTGGATGTGCTGAGCGCAACGTCAAGCTGCTTGTAGTACTCTCCGTTCGGCTGAATGACGAAATTGACCTTGTATTGATCTTGGGAAGAGTTATATTTGTCTACAATCTTCTTCATGAACGGGCCATCCGCACCGGAAAATGGGCTCCAGAACAAAATACTGGTCGTCTCCTGCTTCTTCCCGCCGGAAGACTCCCCGCCGCCGTTCACCGCAGCAGAGTTGCCTCCGCCACTCGAATCCTTGGCGCCGCAAGCCGCCAGCCCGATGACCAGTAATAATGACAGCAGCAGTAAAGCCGGTTTTCTTACCTTTTTCCCCATCTTGTTAACCCCCTAAAATGTCTTAGTTGCTTGATTTCATCTTATCGGGGATCAAAATCCAAAAACATGTCATATCTTTAGGTCGTAGGGTCAATTTTTTAGGAATGCAAAAAGCGTGACTCGCGTCGGAGTCTATCAAAAAAATCTATGAAATTCTCTAGTTTTCGACATGCAAACTAATTTTGATTTGACGAATATTGGCAATTTATAGTATGTTAAATTTACAAAAATAGATATATATAATCAATTCAGTGAATATTAAGGAGAAATGGGTATTTTATACTATTACCTCATTCACAAATTGATATCTATCAGTGAAAGGATGATAAGCGATACTAGTCGCATTTCTGGTAGAAAGGAGGGCTCGATAGCGTTTGGTTAATAGGGTCCGATCCCCAACCGGTTATCACGGTATGAGCGAAGCTTTGCTGTAAGTCTCACCTAATCATAATTTACAAATTGACGAATGAACTTGTGAGGCTGCTGCAGGGATATTTCGCATTTATTTGATTTTGCCTTATTCAACTTATCAATCTATCAGCAGAGGAGAAATTTTAATGAATGTTAATAGAGTGCATTCCAAACCAGCTAGAGGAAAAATAGCTTGGATTGTATTTCTTTGCTTGACTATCGTCGCTTCAGCACTGGGCTTGTCTGCCCCTGCGCCGCATGCCATTGCCGCAGAATCCAATCTAGCATTGGGAAAAACCGCGGTGGCGAGCTCTATTGAAAATGAAGATTTCATAGCAGCCAACGCTGTCGACGGATCGGCAACAACGAGATGGGCAAGCCTTCAGGGGACCGATCCTTCCTGGATTTACGTTGATCTGGGCTCAGCTCAGAGCATCAGCAAAATTCGATTGAATTGGGAGGCGGCCTACGCCAAAAGCTACACCATTCAAATCTCAAATGACAGCGGCGCCCCTTCCAGTTGGACCGATGTATATTCAACGGTTAACGGGGTCGGCGGAGTTGAAGAAATCGATTTGTCCGTCCAGGACGCGAGATATGTGCGGGTTTATGGTACTGAAAGAGGTACGGAGTATGGATACTCGCTTTATGACTTTGAAGTGTACGGTCCTTCTGATGCCGGAGCAGCGATTATCAATGCAAGCTCGTACCCGGCATGGAGTGCGGATATTGCCTATACAGCCGGACAACGGGTCGAATACGGCGGAATAACATATGAAGCAAAATGGTGGACGCTAGGAGATCCTCCTAATCTATCGGGAGAGTGGGATGTATGGAAAGTAATCGGTCCTGCAGTTCCCGGAGATGACGGCGGTAACAGCGGGACACCGGATACGATCGCACCTACTGCGCCAAGCGGCCTGGCCGCAGGCAATGTAACACAAACCAGCGTAAGACTGACATGGAACGCTTCGACGGACAATGTCGGCGTAACCGGCTACACCGTCTATCTGAATGGAAGTCAGGCTGCGGCCGTGACAAATACGAGCGCTGACATCAGCGGTCTGACTGCCGGAACCAGCTACTCCTTCACAGTTGTAGCAAAGGATGAGGCCGGCAATCAATCTCCTGCAAGCAGCGCGCTTCTAGTAACTACGTCCGCGGCAAATACGCCGCCAGTGCCAACACAGCAGTCCAACAAAATCATCGCCTATATGGCGAGCTGGGTAACCTGGAATGCAAACGACGTAAAGCCTGAGCAATTAACGCATATCAATTATGCTTTCTCCCTGGTTTCGGGCGGCAAGGCGACGCTTACGAATCAGGATGCCAACAACCTGAGAACTCTCGTTGGATTGAAATCTAAAAATCCTTCGCTTAAAGTGCTCGTGTCTGTAGGCGGCTGGGGAGCCGACGGTTTCTCCGATGCGGCATTGACGGATGCTTCGCGCACAACGTTTGCCGACAGCATCGTTCAATTGATCAAAACACATCAATTGGATGGTGTAGATCTGGATTGGGAGTATCCAACGAATTCTTCGGCAGGAATTAAGGCGCGGCCTGAAGACAAGCAAAATTTCACGCTAATGCTCTCCAAAATTCGTGAGAAGCTGGATGCGCAAGGTAAAATAGACGGCAAAACCTACCTGCTGACCATCGCCGCAGGAGCCAGCAATGGTTATTTGAACGGTGTTGAGATCGGCAAAATCACCCCTCTGCTGGATTGGATCAATCTGATGACCTATGACTTCCATGGAAGCTGGGACAAAACGACAGGCCATCATACCAATCTGTACAACAGAGACAATAGTGTCGACGCCGCAGTGAAGCTATTCAAGAATAACGGTGTACCCGCAAGCAAGCTGGTCATTGGAGGCGCTTTTTACGGACGCGGCTGGAACGGCGTCAGAAATTCCAACAACGGCCTGGATCAACCGGTCACAGGCGGAGGCTTCGACCCCGATTACAATACGATTGTCAGCCAGTACCTGAACAAGAACGGATACACGAGATACTGGGACAATAATGCACAAGCGCCGTATCTGTTTAATGGCAGCAGTTTCATCACTTATGACGATCCTCAATCATTGAAGCTGAAGGTGCAATATCTTAAAAATAACAACCTTGGCGGCATCATGTTCTGGGAATACAGCAATGACAGAAGCGGAGAGCTGCTTGGGGCGATTTATTCGGAAATGACGAACGGAGCCGGAAACGGAGGCGAAAACGGCAACGTAAATCCGGGCGAAAATAACGGCACTATCCCGACAGGGATTGGTCCCGACGGATTTTTGAAAACGAGCGGCACCGTCATCAGAGATCGTTCGGGAACAGGCAATATCGTGAATTTGCGGGGAACGAATCTCGGCGGCTGGATGCTGCAGGAAGGCTGGATGTCGCCGCTGGGCGTTAAGGACGAGTGGACGCTGCGCGAGACACTGACGAACCGTTTTGGCGCCGATACAGCGGAAAGCCTAATCGCGACGTACCAGAATGCCTGGCTGACGACGAAGGATTTGGACAATATCAAAAGCATGGGTATGAACGTTGTCCGAGTGCCGATTCTTTATTTGGAGCTGATGGACAAATACGGCAACTGGAAGAAGGATCCGTGGAGCAAGCTGGATTGGCTTGTCAAAGAAGCAGGTGATCGGGGCATTTATGTGCTGCTCGATCTTCACGGCACCTTCGGCGCCCAGAATACGTTCGATAATTCCGGTGAAGTCAACTCGGATCCGCAACTGTGGAAGAATCCCGTATATCAGGACCGCACGGTCAGGCTATGGGAGGGGATTGCCGCCCACTACAAAGGGAATCCGACGATAGCGGGATACGATTTGCTGAACGAGCCGGACAGAGTCAGCAAACAACAATTAAACGCATATTATGACCGTCTCTATAAAGCAATTCGCGCCATTGATCCGGATCACACCATCTATATGGAGGCGGCCTGGAGCTGGAATCAGCTCGATGCACCTTCAACGTATGGATGGACCAACGTCGTTTATGAAATGCATTATTATGCTATGGCCGGGAGCGAGGCTTCCAACTGGAACGCGCAAAACAATCTAGTCAACAATGCACTCCAGGGAATTCGCGAACATCAGAGAAATTGGAACGTTCCAGTATTTGTAGGTGAATTCTGTTTGTTCGATTTCAACGACCTTTGGGAGAAATTCCTGGCGGGCATGAACGAATCCAATGTATCCTGGACCAACTGGACGTACAAGGTCAGCTCCAATTACGGAAACTGGGGTTATTTCAACAACAATCCAAGCCCGGTTCCTAATATTAACACCGATAGTGCAAGTACAATCGCCTCGAAATGGAGCAAATTCAATACGGAAAACTTCAGAGCCAACACGACGCTGCAAAATCTGGTGAAAAAATATACCACTGGAACCACGCCGCCTCCAGCTCCGAACGGATATTCCTATCTCGTATCGCAAGCCAACCAGCAAATCGTCTCTGCAGAAAATTACGGAAACGATCCGCTGGTGGCCAACCGGGCGAGCGCAGGGGATTGGGAGTTGTTTGAGATCATTACGAACAGCGACGGCACATTATCGTTCAAATCAAAGGTGAACGGTAAATATGTAACTGCGGATCTGAACATCAGCGGCAAGCTGATCGCTCGCAGCGACACCATTCAGCAGTGGGAGAAGTTCAAGAAAGTTGATTTGCCTGATGGAACAATCGCCTTACAGGCACTGGCCAACAATAAGTATGTGACCGTTGATTTGAATAACGGGGCAGGCCTTGTGGCTAACCGCGACAGTGTTGGCGGAGCCTGGGAGGCTTTCCGTCTTAGAAGTAATTAACAACTGGAATGTGAAATATAACAAAAGCTATGCAAGCAGCGCGTGCCGATATTCATCGGTTCGCGCTGTTTTAGTTCAGTTCGATATTAGATTCCCGTTCAATAGAAATAGGCCACCTTAGTAGGTGGCCTGGATAAAACGCAAAATTCAGATATAAAACGATATTACTTCACAGCCACATAGAACAAGCGGGCTGCATCATCGACCGCCTCAACCCATTCGAAGTCCGCATAAATCGCAACCTCCCGGAAGCCGCAGCGAAGCAGTTCGCTTTTCATCCATGCCGGGTCGTAGGCCCGCTGAATATGCGTCTCTTCAAAACGGCGGTACATATCGGGCCCGCTGCCTTCTTCCCGGGCAAAAATGGACAAGTAATGCTGAATTTCATCCCTTGCCGCATCGCGTTCGCAGGTCCATATGTATGATACCGACCGCTCGTCGCAAACAAAGGGCTGCTCTTCATCATAACGCTTAAGCGTATTCGGATGGTGAACGTCGAACAGGAAGGTTCCGCCCGCCTTCAGCCCGTGATACGTTCTCTCGAATGTACGGACGATATCTTCTTCCTCCAGCAAATAATTCAAGCAATCGCAGAAAGATATTACGGAGTCTACCGGCTCCGGCACCTCCCAATCTCTCATATCCTGCTGCACCCAGCGGACGCTTCCTTCGCGAAACAGCCGCACGCCCTGCGTGCTTCCTTCCATCTTACGGCGGGCTACGGCAAGCATGTCCGCAGACAGGTCAATGCCTGTCACTTCAAAGCCTGAGTTCACCAAGGGGATCGTAATGCTTCCCGTACCGCAGCCGAGCTCGACGACCGTCCGGGGCATCCCCAGCCGTTCCCAGGCGGTTCGCGCGAAGCGAATCCAATCCGGGTATGGCATATCTTCCATTAATTCGTCGTATACATAGGCAAATTTACGATAAGCTGCCATGCTGTCACCTGACTTTCTGCAATCCACCCCAGCGCTGCTCCGTGTTCCATATATCCAGCGCCGGTCTATTCATTCCGTGCACTCGCACGCTTCACATGACTCATTCTCATTCCCTAAGATAATTCCTGGGACACACTAACTTCTAGCCGCATCTGGGCTCTGAGCATTTGGCTCGTCTGCCTCGCTCGCACCCGGTTTAACCAAGTACGTCCAGTTCTCCTTCTGCGTGACCTTGCCTTCCTTCATCAGTTTGCCGAGCGCCCGCTTGAACGCCGATTTGCTGATGCCGAACCGCTGCTTGATCAGATCGGGCGCTGTCGAATCCGAATAAGGCATGCCGCCGCCGGGACGCTCCTGCAGGTACTCTAGAATGCGTTCCGAATCCTCTTTGCGTCCGATCTCTTTGCGCTGAGCCATCGATAGGTTAACCCGCCCGTCCTCGCGGATATGGGTAATGCGCACCTTCACGCGCTCCCCAAGCCGGAGCAGCCGGCTCCGCTCGGAGGAGTGGATCATGCCGATTGCGCCAAAGCCGAGCACGCCGCCGTCGACGACGACGAAAGTTCCCATCTGAAGAGGCTTGTACACGATAGCTTCGGCCCACTCGTTTTTCCATGACGTAGGTGCATGAAAGGTCTTCGGAGCCAGATCCTGTTCACCGGCAAGCTTGGCCTTCAAGCGGCCCTGCTTGTCATGCTCCATAATCACGTAGACGCTGTCACCGACCTGGGGATGGAGTTCGCGCAGCTCCGGCAGTTCGCGAATCGGCAGCAGCAGCTGACGGCCCAGCCCCATTTCCAGGAAGCAGCCCAGACGGGGATGTACGTCCGCTACCTCGAGGAGAGCAAGCTCGCCCAGCGTTAAGTAAGGCTTTTTCATTGTTGCGGCAAGGCGGTCTTCTGTATCGTAGAACAGGAATACCTCCACCGTCTGCCCCGGCTTCACCTCACGAGTCAGCTCGGAGTAGTGCAGCAGAACGTCCTGCATGCCATTGGTCAGAAAATAGCCGTACGGTGAAACCTCGCGGTCGATCGGAAGCGATACGATAGTGCCGGCGATCAGGCTCATACGGTCTCCACAACTTTGGCATCAGACCAAAGCCGCTCGATATTGTAAAATTCGCGTTCATCCCGGTGAAAGATATGCACGATTACGTCGCCCAGATCCATCAGCACCCAGCGGGCCGAGTCCATTCCTTCGATGCCCCGGATGTTCACGCCGGCCTCCTGAGCCTTATTGCGAACCTCCGTCGCGATGGATTGGACCTGTACATCCGAATTACCGTGGCAAATGACGAAATAATCGGCAATCAGCGAAATCCCCTGCAAGTCCAGCGCCACAACGTCCATTGCTTTTTTCTCATCCACGGCCTTTACGGCCAGGTCTAACAATTGTTTAGGTGAAATCGGCATTCATACGAACCTCCTGAATCATTATTGTATAGTTTACTTTCTTCTTATTTGCAGAATCAAATCATTACGCGCCAATACAGTCGTTGGAAAAATGCGCTTTTGCTTCTCGATCAGGAAGGATATTGTCGAATCCAGTCCAGCGACAAGCGCTTCCTCCAAGCTATGCTCGGCCAGCTCGCGAATCCGGTTCACGCCGGGAAAATCCCGCCCAGGCTCGATATAATCAGCCAGGCAGATAATTTTGTCCAGCTTGGTCATGCCGATGCGCCCCGACGTATGATAGCGGATCGCATCGATGACGCCTGTATCCTCTACCCCGTAATCCTGTTGGGCCACATAAGCTCCGACCTCGGCATGCAGCAGCTGTTTATCGTAATCGAGCAGCTCCATATTGAGCTGATGATCGCGAATGACTGCCTCCTGCTGCTCGATCGGCCAATACTTGGCCACGTCATGCAGCAAGGCGGCTAAGTCGGCCCGCTGCGGATCTTCGCCGTACCGGCGGGCAAGCGCTACCGCGGATTCCATGACGCCTAGCGTATGACCCCATCGCCGCTCGGGCATTTGGCCCGATACGATGTCCATTAATTCCTCACGGGTGTAATCCATATAAACCGCTCCTTGTCATATAATCATGAACAGAATCTGGAACCATGTACCGTATGGAATCGCCGGCGGCTAACCGGCTGCGGATCATGCTGGACGATATGTCAACCAGAGGCATTTCCGCCAAATGGACGGCATCCTGGATGAACGGAGGCAAGGCGTCAAGCTCAAGGAAGCTCCCCGGACGCTGAAGGCCGATAAATCTTAGCATTTGCGTCAACTCCTCGATGCCTTCCCATTTTGGAAGGTAGTTGACCATATCTGCGCCAATGATGAAATAGAATTCGATGTCGGGATACATCTGCCGCAGCTCCTTGACCGTCTCGACGGTATAGGATACGCCTCCCCGGCGCAGCTCGATATCCAGCGGCTTGAACGCCGGATTGCTGCGGATCGCCTCCTCCACCATAGCCAGGCGCTGTTCCCCGCTGACACCGGATTGGTGCTTGTGGGGAGGCGTATGCGAAGGCATGAACCAAACCTCATCGAGCTTGAACTGTTCGCGGGCTCTTTCCGCGGCCAGCAGATGGCCGTGATGAATCGGATCGAATGCTCCTCCCATAATGCCGATTTTTCTCATCCCTATCCCTCCCGATCCGGCTTATGGCAGCTCGATTTGTTTATATTCCCGAGATTCCTTGTACAGCACGATCGTCCTGCCGATAAGCTGCACCAGCTCTGCGCCTGCCCCCTCGGCAAGCTCAGCCGCAATTTCCTGCGGATCGTCCAGGTTGTTGTTCAGAATCGACACCTTGATTAATTCGCGGCGCTCCAGCGCTTCCGAAATGTGCCGAATCACTTGATCATTAGTGCCGCCCTTGCCGACCTGGAAGATCGGTTGCAGGTGATGCGCCTGGCTGCGCAAATAACGTTTTTGTTTTCCCGTAAGCATGTATTACAAAACCCCTTAACATTCAAATGTACTGCTAATTATAAAGTTCCAAACAAAGCTGCAATCTATAAATTGATGATTATGCCTGCAAACTGCTCAAGACAGCGGAGCGCATCGCCGCGATTGGCGCAGGGCGTCCTGTCCAGTATTCGAAGGCATATGCGCCCTGATATACGAACATGCCGAGCCCATTATGAATACGGCAGCCGATCGCCTCTGCCCTAGCCAGCAGCTCGGTCTTTAGCGGATTATAGATCAGATCGCTAACGACCATATGTGGCGATAGAAGCTCTGCCGGAATCGGCAGCTCGCCCGTCTTGGGATACATCCCGACGGATGTCGTATTAATGACGATATCAATATGGCTCTCTTGGAGAATTTGAGCCAGGTCGCCAACGCCGCAGGCGCTAATCGCTCCTAAATGGGCCCATTCATCCGCAAGCTCCTGGGCCTTGGCGACTGTCCGGTTCGCGATCAGAACGCTCCCCGGCTTCTCCTGCAGCAGCGCATACACGATACCGCGCGCCGCGCCCCCACAGCCGATAACCAGCACATGCTTTCCAGACAAATCAGGAACGGCCTCTTCTTTGAGAGACCGAATGTACCCTATTCCATCCGTGTTATAACCGGTCAATACCCCATCCTCGTTCACGATGGTGTTGACGGCCCCGATTTGCTTCGCCGCTTCATCTACCACGTCCACATATTTCATGACGTCCACTTTATGAGGTACGGTTACGTTGACTCCACGATAGCCTAGAGCGACGATGCCCTTCACAGCATCTTCTAACCGCTCCTGCTTGACATGCAGCGGCACATAGGTACCCGCAAGGCCCTCAGCCGCAAGCGCCGCGCTGTGCATCGCGGGCGACTTCGTCTGGGAGATCGGATCTCCCATAACGCCAAACAGCAATGGCAATCCGTTCTTCCCCTTCAATTCATTACCCATTCTCGTTCCTATGCCTCCCTCTCCACCGATCATACCTAAGCCACGATTGCGTCAGATTAACGAAGGACGAACCATAACCTTAATCCCTTTTGGTACATGGGCAGCCACGACGGAGCCATTCTCGCCGTTCATTTTGATCCAGCCCAGTCCCGAAATAAAGACATCCAGACGGCTTCCTCTTGGAATACGGAATTCATGCCGCGTGAAGTCCGGCAGCTTCTGCAGGTTCTCGCGGGAAGGAGGGGACAGGAGCTCTCCGCCATGCACCTCGAACAGCTCGTCCGCTTTCTCCAGCTTCGTCCGATGAATCGGAACCCGTCCGCTGATGAAGCACGTGAACGATTGCCGTTCCCCCTGAATAAAGTCAAAACGGCCGAACCCGCCGAAGAACAGTGTCTGCCCTTCGTTGAGCTGGTACACGGCCGGCTTAATGGGCTTGTCCGGCAAAATGGCGCCCAAATCCTCCGGGCTGACCAATTCACTGTAACGGGACGGGTACACGATTCCTGGGGTATCGATGATGGCGCGGCCGTCATCCAATGGAATATGAACCATGTCTAGCGTTGTTCCCGGATAACGGGAAACCGTCAGCTCCTGATCCAAATCGCTGTAATCGCGAATCAGCCGGTTGATCAGCGTCGACTTGCCCACATTGGTCGCGCCGACGACGTACACGTCGCGTTTGCCGCGATGCTCGGCCACGGCATCCAGCAGGCGGTCGAAACCGCTGCTCTGCTTCGCGCTGCATAGGACGATGTCCTCGACTTTCAGCCCGGCTTCCTTCGCTTCCTTCTGCACCCAATTGCGGACTTTATTCCAATTGGTTACCTTGGGCAGCAGGTCGGTTTTATTGACCGCCAGCAATACGGGATTGTTGCCGATGAACCGCTGCAAGCCCGATATGATGCTCCCCTGGAAATCAAAGATGTCTACGATATGGATGACCAGCGCCTCTTTGCCGCCAATCTGGCTCAGCAATCTCAGAAACTCATCCTGCTCGACCGTAATCGAAGACGATTCATTATAGTTCTTAATCCGGAAGCAGCGCTGGCAAATGATGATCTCCTTCTCTATAGCCTGCGCCGGCACGTACCCCGGTTGATCCTTATGCTCGCTCTGCAGCTTAATGCCGCAGCCGCCGCAGCGTCCGGCGTTCCGTTCGCCATGTTCCTCTCTCACTTATTTTCCTCCTCCAGCCATAATCCGCTCTTATGAAGCCTGCGCTTGACGATTCGTTCCAGCCGGCGGTTAAACCTGGTCCCAAAGCCTTCATCGGCAACGGCAATCGGCAGCACCAATACAGTGAATAGCCCCAAACGGTTGCCGCCGAACACATCGGTCATCAACTGGTCCCCGACGACAATGGTATTCTTGGGGGCCAGTCCCATTATGCTGAGCGCTCTATGGAAGGCAGCGCCCAGCGGCTTTCTCGCCGCATGCACAAATTCGATATTTAAAGGGGTAGCGAATTTCGACACCCTGTCCAGATTATTGTTTGACACAATGACAAGTTTAAACCCGAATTTCTTCACCTTTTCAAACCATTCGACGAGTTCGGGCGTAGCTAATGGCGCCTTTGCCCCGACTAGGGTATTGTCCAAGTCCGTAATGATTCCCCGGTACCCTTGCGCATAAAGGCTTTCCAGGTCGATATCAAATACGCTGTTCACTCTCAGCTTCGGCAAAAATCTCTCAAACAAATACGTTCACCTCGGTTTCATACGACAAACTATACCACAATCTTCCCGCGACTTCCTTATATTTTAAAAAAGAAAACGCCCCCGTTGCAAGCGCACCGGGGACATTTCGGAAATTGAATCCCGTCTCTGTTTGTTATGCGGAATTGTTTCTCCCTTTAACCGCCTTGCTCAGTTTGCGCGAGAGCTCCTTCACTTCCAGCAAGTGCTCCGGCAGCACGGCATCCGGGCTGTAGTTCGCTTTCTCAAAGCTGGTCAATAAAGGGCGAAGCAGCTGTGCGAGCTCCGGCTGATCCTGCTCCCAGCGGACAAAGGATTCCCGCATCGTTTCATGCTCT from Paenibacillus woosongensis includes the following:
- the aroE gene encoding shikimate dehydrogenase, yielding MGNELKGKNGLPLLFGVMGDPISQTKSPAMHSAALAAEGLAGTYVPLHVKQERLEDAVKGIVALGYRGVNVTVPHKVDVMKYVDVVDEAAKQIGAVNTIVNEDGVLTGYNTDGIGYIRSLKEEAVPDLSGKHVLVIGCGGAARGIVYALLQEKPGSVLIANRTVAKAQELADEWAHLGAISACGVGDLAQILQESHIDIVINTTSVGMYPKTGELPIPAELLSPHMVVSDLIYNPLKTELLARAEAIGCRIHNGLGMFVYQGAYAFEYWTGRPAPIAAMRSAVLSSLQA
- the yhbY gene encoding ribosome assembly RNA-binding protein YhbY; amino-acid sequence: MLTGKQKRYLRSQAHHLQPIFQVGKGGTNDQVIRHISEALERRELIKVSILNNNLDDPQEIAAELAEGAGAELVQLIGRTIVLYKESREYKQIELP
- the yqeH gene encoding ribosome biogenesis GTPase YqeH, which produces MREEHGERNAGRCGGCGIKLQSEHKDQPGYVPAQAIEKEIIICQRCFRIKNYNESSSITVEQDEFLRLLSQIGGKEALVIHIVDIFDFQGSIISGLQRFIGNNPVLLAVNKTDLLPKVTNWNKVRNWVQKEAKEAGLKVEDIVLCSAKQSSGFDRLLDAVAEHRGKRDVYVVGATNVGKSTLINRLIRDYSDLDQELTVSRYPGTTLDMVHIPLDDGRAIIDTPGIVYPSRYSELVSPEDLGAILPDKPIKPAVYQLNEGQTLFFGGFGRFDFIQGERQSFTCFISGRVPIHRTKLEKADELFEVHGGELLSPPSRENLQKLPDFTRHEFRIPRGSRLDVFISGLGWIKMNGENGSVVAAHVPKGIKVMVRPSLI
- a CDS encoding YqeG family HAD IIIA-type phosphatase, with product MFERFLPKLRVNSVFDIDLESLYAQGYRGIITDLDNTLVGAKAPLATPELVEWFEKVKKFGFKLVIVSNNNLDRVSKFATPLNIEFVHAARKPLGAAFHRALSIMGLAPKNTIVVGDQLMTDVFGGNRLGLFTVLVLPIAVADEGFGTRFNRRLERIVKRRLHKSGLWLEEENK